GGCTATTGCAGCGGTTACCCTCGGGGGCAGTGTTTGGGGTGCTCTGGGAATCATCATAGCTATCCCTAGTTTTGCTCTGATAAAAGAATTGTATTTGGCAAAAAGTAAAAAAAAAGCTCATAAGATAGTTGAATGATTAATTTTTTTAAAAAGGCTTGAATCCTTCACAGGATTCAAGCCTTTTTTAATTTATTCTAAGTTTTTAAACAACGGTATCCGCTTTTAATTCTTCCAAATCTCCACTGGATTTATCCATCCAGCCTTTACCTTCAACTCTTCTTGCTACCATCATAGATGCCACGCAATCTCCAGTTGCATTTATCATTGTAGCCATAGCATCTGTAAGAATTCCTATAGTTACTATAATTGGTATAACCTCCGGGTTAAATCCGTAGAAAGCAACGATGATAAGTGAACCCATCATTCCTCCTCCTGGAATTCCACTTATTACCACTCCAGACATCACCGATATGGCAATAGCTGTTGCCCATGTTCCTATTCCTGTAAACTCCATATTGAAGATTCCAAATAAGAAGGCTATTTTCATCAATGTAGTCAGTGCCGTTCCATCCATATGAATAGTTGCTCCAAGTGGAAGGGTAATACTGCTTATATCTTCAGGAACCCCTATTTTTTTCCCACTTTCAAAGTTAGTCGGCAGAGTAGCCACTGAACTTTGAGTAGCTAACGACGTCAATACTACAGGAAATATATTTTTATAAAATAATTTTACTCCTTTTTTCCCGCCGGCATAATATGCATACCCCGTAAATGCCGTTAAAAAATAGATGATACAAATAGGATAAAACATCAAGATAGCTCTGGCATAAGCTCCTAATAAATCAGCACCAAACTGACCTATCAATGCTGCAAAATAAGCTCCCAATCCAATCGGTGCATATAACATAATAATGCTTATCATTTTCATAAATACTTCACTGCACATATCCAGCACATCTACCAAGGCACTTGTAGTAACGCCTCTGGCTTTGTTAACCGCACTGACACAATAACCAAATGTCATGGCAAAAATTATCAGTGGAAGCATGGCATTCTTGGATAAGATCAAATTAAAGTCTCCAACTGTAAGAGCTTTTACTAATTGATCCAATAAATTAGCTTTTTCAGGCTGAATATATTCTCCGAAGTCCATTACCACACCCTGTGCCGGTGGATAGATTCTAACTATAATGATGATAATAATTGAAGCAAACATTCCTGTGATACAAAAGATACCTAAAACATTTCTAAGAATCTTCCCTAAACGCTGCATATTTGACATCTTAGCTATTGAACTGGCCAAACTGAAAAATACCAGTGGTACTACTGCTGTAAACATTAAATTAAGAAAAATCTGCCCAAATGGTTTTAAAACTGTTGCTTTTTCCCCATAAATTAAACCAATAATACTTCCGGCTACGATTCCCATTAACAAAAGAATCATAGGTTTATACGATTCCCAAATTCCATTTTTTTTCAATTCCCCTGACATAGTTAATTCCCCCCTTAAATAATTTACCTTATATTTTTTCTAATCCCTGCTTCAAATCATCTATAATGTCATTTACACCTTCTAAACCTACAGATATTCTAACAAGTCCGTCTGTAATTCCTGATGCCAACCTTTCTTCCCTAGTGTATGGAGAATGAGTCATAGATGCCGGATGCTGGATCAATGTTTCTGTATCCCCTAAACTTACTGCTAGAGTACATAATTCCAAGCTGTTTAATAATTTTTTTCCTGCTTCTATCCCGCCTTTTACGTCAAATGCTATTATTCCTCCGAATCCATTCATTTGCTCCTTTGCAATTTCATGCCCTTCATGAGATTCAAGTCCTGGATAATATACCTTTTCTATCATAGGATGAGCATCTAAGAATTCAGCTATCTCCCCTGCATTACTGCAGTGTCTTTCCATTCTAAGCTCTAAAGTCTTCATTCCTCTTATCATAAGAAAAGCATCTTGCGGGCTTAGCACAGAACCAGTCATATCCTTTACACCTACTAATCTTATCTGGGTTACTGTCTCTAAGTCTCCTGCTACAAATCCTGCTACTACATCTCCATGACCGTTTAAATATTTAGTAGCTGAATGAACTACTAGGTCGGCTCCTAATTTTATAGGATTTTGAAGATACGGTGTTGCAAATGTATTATCTACTACTACCAATGTGTCTTTGTTTTCATGAGCTATTTCAGAAATTTTCTTTATATTTACAATTTTTAAATTTGGGTTTGCCGGTGTTTCTAAGTAAACTATTCTTGTGTTAGGTCTCATAGATTTTTTTACAGCCTCTAAATCAGAAGTATCTACAAATTCCACGTCTATTCCGAATTTAGTCAATCCATGACTTAAGAACGCATATGTACATCCGTATAAAGTTTTGTCCGCTAACACATGGTCTCCAGCTTTAAGCAGTGTCCACATTGTAGAAGAGATAGCTCCCATTCCTGAACTAGTTGCTAACGCTGCTTCTGCTCCCTCTAATAACGCTAATTTCCCTTCTACAACACTTGATGTAGGATTTCCTAATCTCGAATAAATATATCCCGCTTCCTCTAAAGCAAATCTTCTACCGCCTTGTTCTGCAGTGTCAAATACAAATGTAGAACTTTGATATATCGGTGTTGCTAATGTTCCGAATGGATTTTTTTCTGACCCTCCGTGGATAGCCTTTGTTCCAAATCCTTTTTCTTGAATTCCTTTCATTTTTCCTCCTCTAGATTCCCTAATAAATATAACATTTTGTATTTTAATCTTTTTATTTAAATTTTTTATTATAAATGATTCACTGCTTTTTTAATTCTCTTCATTCCTTCTTCCAACATATATCTTGGGCACGCTACATTTATCCTTTCGTAACCTTCCCCTTCTACTCCAAACCAATAACCATCATCCAGTGCTATCTTTCCTTTTTCCTGCATTAGTCTCGAAAGTTCATCTTTATTTAGGCCGTAGTCTGAAAAATCAAGCCAAACAAGATAAGTTGCCTCTGGTTTTCTTACCCTTACTCTTGGTAGGTTTTTAGAAACATAATCTACCAAATAATCCATATTTCCATCTATATGCTCTACCAGTTGATCTGCCCACGAATGGCACCTTGTAAAAGCTGCTTCCACTGCAACAATTGCAAATGGATTATTTCTTTTTATATCCAATATCCCAAGCTCTGTATCCATTATTTCTCTCTCATCCAGTCTTGGAAAGTGTAAAAATGCTGCCTGAAGTCCTGCTAAATTAAAAGTTTTGGCTGCAGAAAAACAAGTAATTGTAATGTCCTCTATCTCCTTTGAGATAGAAGACATTGGAGTATGTACATTCCCAGGCATTACAAGGTCTCTCCATATCTCATCTGAAATTATTCTTACATTATTTTCTAAACAGATCTTTCCTATCTTTTCAAGCTCATCTCTCTTCCAAGATCTTCCCACTGGATTATGCGGATTACAAAGAATAAAAAACTTTAAATCCGGATCCTTTGCTTTCTCCTCAAAATCTGTATAATCCATAGTATAGTATCCACTCTCATCTTTGATTAATGAGTTTACCACAAGGTTTCTGTTATTCTTCTTTACTACATTTGTAAATGGATAGTATACAGGATTTTGTATCATTATTTTATCCGAGGGGTTCGTTAATAGTCTTATCATAAGAGATATCCCCGGTACTACTCCTGGAGTATGGATGAGGTTTTTTGTCTCTATCTCCCAGGAAAATCTATCTTTACACCATCCCACAGCACTCCTATAGTAGGCATCCGGTCTGTAAACATATCCAAAGATACCTTCGTGTGCTTTTTCTGCCATGGCCTCAGTTACCTCTGGAGCTGTTTTCAGGTCCATGTCCGCTATCCACATAGGCCAAAGGTCATTTGAAACAAAATTTTTATCCATTTCCGACCATTTAGCAGA
This region of Psychrilyobacter piezotolerans genomic DNA includes:
- the megL gene encoding methionine gamma-lyase, producing MKGIQEKGFGTKAIHGGSEKNPFGTLATPIYQSSTFVFDTAEQGGRRFALEEAGYIYSRLGNPTSSVVEGKLALLEGAEAALATSSGMGAISSTMWTLLKAGDHVLADKTLYGCTYAFLSHGLTKFGIDVEFVDTSDLEAVKKSMRPNTRIVYLETPANPNLKIVNIKKISEIAHENKDTLVVVDNTFATPYLQNPIKLGADLVVHSATKYLNGHGDVVAGFVAGDLETVTQIRLVGVKDMTGSVLSPQDAFLMIRGMKTLELRMERHCSNAGEIAEFLDAHPMIEKVYYPGLESHEGHEIAKEQMNGFGGIIAFDVKGGIEAGKKLLNSLELCTLAVSLGDTETLIQHPASMTHSPYTREERLASGITDGLVRISVGLEGVNDIIDDLKQGLEKI
- a CDS encoding MalY/PatB family protein, translating into MKYNFNEKIDRKNNHSAKWSEMDKNFVSNDLWPMWIADMDLKTAPEVTEAMAEKAHEGIFGYVYRPDAYYRSAVGWCKDRFSWEIETKNLIHTPGVVPGISLMIRLLTNPSDKIMIQNPVYYPFTNVVKKNNRNLVVNSLIKDESGYYTMDYTDFEEKAKDPDLKFFILCNPHNPVGRSWKRDELEKIGKICLENNVRIISDEIWRDLVMPGNVHTPMSSISKEIEDITITCFSAAKTFNLAGLQAAFLHFPRLDEREIMDTELGILDIKRNNPFAIVAVEAAFTRCHSWADQLVEHIDGNMDYLVDYVSKNLPRVRVRKPEATYLVWLDFSDYGLNKDELSRLMQEKGKIALDDGYWFGVEGEGYERINVACPRYMLEEGMKRIKKAVNHL
- a CDS encoding dicarboxylate/amino acid:cation symporter — protein: MSGELKKNGIWESYKPMILLLMGIVAGSIIGLIYGEKATVLKPFGQIFLNLMFTAVVPLVFFSLASSIAKMSNMQRLGKILRNVLGIFCITGMFASIIIIIIVRIYPPAQGVVMDFGEYIQPEKANLLDQLVKALTVGDFNLILSKNAMLPLIIFAMTFGYCVSAVNKARGVTTSALVDVLDMCSEVFMKMISIIMLYAPIGLGAYFAALIGQFGADLLGAYARAILMFYPICIIYFLTAFTGYAYYAGGKKGVKLFYKNIFPVVLTSLATQSSVATLPTNFESGKKIGVPEDISSITLPLGATIHMDGTALTTLMKIAFLFGIFNMEFTGIGTWATAIAISVMSGVVISGIPGGGMMGSLIIVAFYGFNPEVIPIIVTIGILTDAMATMINATGDCVASMMVARRVEGKGWMDKSSGDLEELKADTVV